One genomic window of Branchiostoma lanceolatum isolate klBraLanc5 chromosome 5, klBraLanc5.hap2, whole genome shotgun sequence includes the following:
- the LOC136434805 gene encoding apolipoprotein(a)-like isoform X1, producing MARIAALLLLISAVHWECSSAQDCYYGNGESYRGPTSQTVSGLTCQSWNQQSPHPHIFQPSLYPTAGLDGNACRNPLGVDAKPWCYTTDPGTEFELCDVDECVSECYYGNGESYRGDATVTESGLTCQAWDQQTPHTHIFRPTLYPDSGLEQNFCRNPLGVDAKPWCYTTDPATEFETCAVNACPTTPAPPTTTASSCTDTNPHCASWASTGECDANPDYMLVQCAQSCGNCGGSVSVLPTDPNVPVGCSSGWSTGPSSCFLVVNNYVTWQQASDDCVSKGGHLATIGTYDEESFIQGLTNYDYQPYWIGLHDTGAEGTFIWVDGTPLTYTSWNFGEPNNNGDEDCVQLSGYNWNDAYCGGTAQYICEIDTGGAPTCGATLTDAEGVIESPGYPAEYGNNHACVWTIENPDQAPINIWFEEFDVECDYDFLLITDGDKQHTYTCKLDAGLGCSYTTTDSIVKVEFTSDSSVTAPGFRLRYASVLSDTAPPPIFPHQLWADRTCNATIELASQFTHSCPDGWTGGLSSCYLFQQDLKPWATARVDCQRRGGDLASVNSDAEWNWIIGQTLGSFPQYWIGLHDTAGEGTFVWSDRSPVTVTYWNFGEPNNAGTGEDCVEIGGTSWNDSPCSNNNRYICEIRLETATIDCDFDTDVCGYTNDSTADFSWNRLRGWTPQSNTGPLADHTTGSGYYMLTQATPLPNPGAKVSFSSPTIDVYTHACLRFVYHIYGFDMGTLNVHVEGPRGKTTIFSTDGNNTNTWLKANIEVEAGSFRVVFEAERGTNPNTNIAIDDVQLTEGFCIACPSGWTATENSCYKFVQVQKSWQEARDDCRSQGAGLVSVDSAAEHTWLQTQVDYYQPWWWIGLNDLGTETSFSWSNGRPVTVSYWIVGEPNDSSGNEDCVEMQGSYQQAWNDQSCSMQNYYICEISKDSPIVIDTSDGPIDVGSCYSGNGDKYRGTANTTVSGYDCQAWGEQRPHLHVFDAESYPEAGLDGNYCRNPDGAARPWCYTTDTNVRWEYCDLQACADGGTDLQTSAPIPDYQIRLVGGVSFGRVEVFYNGQWGTVCDDNFMKEDADVVCRELGFPAALQFYPDAYFEPGEGPIWLDEVTCTGREISLQYCPNSGWGVTNCNHNEDVGVSCLEAKDGEKQAVKINRGPSFLKKLFGQ from the exons ATGGCGCGGATAGCAGCCTTGCTTTTGCTGATTTCCGCCGTTCATTGGGAGTGCAGCAGCGCACAAG ATTGTTACTACGGGAATGGAGAAAGCTACAGAGGACCGACATCGCAGACGGTGTCTGGGCTGACTTGCCAGTCGTGGAACCAGCAGTCTCCTCATCCCCACATCTTCCAGCCCAGCCTGTACCCCACCGCCGGGCTGGACGGGAACGCCTGCCGGAACCCGCTTGGCGTGGACGCCAagccctggtgctacaccaccGACCCGGGCACAGAGTTCGAGCTGTGTGATGTGGACGAATGCG tATCAGAATGCTACTACGGAAACGGAGAGAGCTACAGAGGCGACGCCACGGTGACAGAGTCCGGCCTGACGTGCCAGGCTTGGGACCAGCAGACGCCCCACACCCACATCTTCCGCCCCACCCTGTACCCTGACTCCGGCCTGGAGCAGAACTTCTGCCGGAACCCGCTGGGAGTGGACGCCAAGCCGTGGTGTTACACCACCGACCCTGCCACGGAGTTTGAGACGTGCGCCGTGAACGCTTGTC CGACAACACCCGCTCCTCCAACCACTACCG CCTCTTCCTGCACGGACACCAATCCACACTGTGCCAGTTGGGCGTCCACTGGTGAATGTGACGCCAACCCCGATTACATGCTGGTCCAGTGTGCTCAGAGCTGTGGCAACTGTGGCGGCTCCG TGTCTGTCCTACCCACAGACCCCAACGTCCCCGTCGGCTGCTCGTCCGGCTGGTCCACCGGTCCCTCCTCGTGCTTCCTCGTGGTGAACAACTACGTGACGTGGCAACAGGCGAGTGACGACTGTGTCAGCAAGGGCGGACATCTGGCCACCATCGGCACTTATGACGAGGAG TCTTTTATCCAGGGACTAACCAACTACGACTACCAGCCGTACTGGATCGGTCTTCACGACACTGGGGCGGAGGGCACCTTCATCTGGGTGGATGGAACTCCGCTGACTTACAC GAGCTGGAATTTCGGAGAACCAAACAACAACGGAGACGAAGACTGTGTGCAGCTGTCAGGGTACAACTGGAATGATGCTTATTGCGGAGGGACTGCCCAGTACATCTGCGAGATTGATACAG GCGGTGCGCCGACTTGCGGCGCGACGCTGACGGACGCCGAGGGAGTGATCGAGAGCCCCGGGTACCCGGCCGAGTACGGGAACAACCACGCATGCGTCTGGACCATCGAGAACCCCGACCAGGCCCCCATCAACATCTGGTTCGAAGAGTTCGACGTCGAGTGCGACTACGACTTCCTACTCATCACAGACGGCGATAAGCAGCACAC TTACACGTGTAAGCTGGACGCAGGTCTCGGATGTAGTTACACCACCACCGACTCCATCGTCAAAGTGGAGTTCACCTCCGACTCCTCCGTCACCGCGCCGGGATTCCGCCTCAGATACGCCA GCGTGTTGAGTGACACCGCTCCACCACCCATCTTCCCTCACCAGCTCTGGGCGGACAGGACGTGCAACGCCACCATTGAACTAG CCTCCCAGTTCACCCACTCGTGTCCTGACGGCTGGACCGGCGGGCTGTCGTCCTGTTACCTGTTCCAGCAAGACCTGAAGCCATGGGCCACCGCCCGGGTCGACTGTCAGAGGCGGGGCGGAGACCTCGCCAGCGTCAACTCCGACGCAGAATGG AACTGGATAATCGGCCAGACGCTGGGGTCGTTCCCTCAGTACTGGATCGGGCTCCACGACACCGCGGGTGAAGGGACCTTCGTCTGGTCCGACAGGAGTCCGGTAACCGTCAC CTACTGGAACTTTGGGGAACCGAACAACGCCGGTACCGGGGAGGACTGTGTAGAGATCGGCGGCACGTCCTGGAATGACTCCCCCTGTTCTAACAACAACCGATACATCTGTGAGATCAGACTGG AAACGGCGACAATCGACTGCGACTTCGACACTGATGTCTGCGGGTACACGAACGACAGCACCGCCGACTTCTCCTGGAACAGGCTCCGGGGGTGGACCCCGCAGTCTAACACCGGGCCGCTGGCAGACCACACCACCGGATCAG GATATTACATGTTGACGCAGGCGACCCCCCTGCCCAATCCCGGAGCGAAGGTGAGTTTCTCCAGCCCGACCATTGACGTGTACACTCACGCCTGCCTCCGGTTCGTGTACCACATCTACGGGTTCGACATGGGCACCCTGAACGTACACGTGGAGGGGCCGCGCGGCAAAACCACCATCTTCAGCACCGACGGCAACAACACCAACACCTGGCTTAAAGCAAATATAGAGGTCGAGGCGGGAAGCTTCAGG GTTGTGTTCGAGGCCGAACGCGGCACCAACCCTAACACTAACATCGCCATTGACGATGTCCAACTGACGGAAGGCTTCTGTATCG CCTGTCCTAGCGGTTGGACGGCCACCGAGAACTCGTGCTACAAGTTCGTACAGGTGCAGAAGTCCTGGCAGGAGGCGCGGGACGACTGCCGCAGTCAGGGGGCGGGGCTGGTCAGCGTCGACTCCGCCGCCGAACAC ACTTGGCTCCAGACCCAGGTGGACTATTACCAGCCGTGGTGGTGGATCGGTCTGAATGACCTCGGAACTGAGACCAGCTTCAGTTGGAGCAACGGAAGACCTGTCACTGTTAG CTACTGGATTGTTGGTGAGCCCAATGACTCCAGCGGTAACGAGGACTGTGTGGAGATGCAGGGCAGCTATCAGCAGGCCTGGAACGACCAGTCCTGCAGCATGCAGAACTACTACATCTGCGAGATTAGCAAAG ACAGCCCAATTGTCATCGACACCTCCGATGGTCCTATCGATG TCGGCTCCTGTTACAGCGGGAACGGAGACAAGTACCGCGGCACGGCCAACACCACGGTGTCCGGGTACGACTGCCAGGCCTGGGGCGAGCAGCGGCCCCACCTGCACGTGTTCGACGCCGAGTCGTACCCGGAGGCCGGGCTGGACGggaactactgccgcaaccctGACGGCGCCGCCCggccctggtgctacaccacggacacCAACGTGCGCTGGGAGTACTGCGATCTACAGGCGTGTGCTG ATGGAGGCACTGACCTACAAACGAGTGCTCCAATCccag ATTACCAAATCCGCCTTGTGGGAGGCGTGTCGTTCGGCCGTGTGGAGGTGTTCTATAACGGCCAGTGGGGGACCGTGTGCGACGACAACTTCATGAAGGAGGATGCGGACGTGGTGTGCCGGGAGCTGGGCTTCCCCGCCGCCCTGCAGTTCTACCCCGACGCCTACTTCGAGCCGGGCGAGGGCCCGATCTGGCTGGACGAG GTGACGTGCACGGGGAGGGAGATCTCGCTGCAGTACTGCCCCAACAGCGGGTGGGGCGTGACGAACTGCAACCACAACGAGGACGTGGGCGTCAGCTGTCTGG AGGCGAAGGATGGAGAAAAACAAGCCGTGAAGATAAATCGCGGCCCCTCCTTCCTGAAGAAGTTGTTCGGTCAGTAG